From one Macaca nemestrina isolate mMacNem1 chromosome 3, mMacNem.hap1, whole genome shotgun sequence genomic stretch:
- the LOC105499569 gene encoding endogenous retroviral envelope protein HEMO, which yields MVSLSNYALLQLTLTAFLTILVQAQHLLAPVFKTLSILTNQSNCWLCEHLDNAEQPELVFVPASASTWWTHSGQWMYEKVWYPQAEVQNHSTSSYGKVTQHWEASMEAQGLSIAQVRLLEGNFSLCVENKNGTGPFLGNIPKQYCNQILWFDFTDGTFMPSIDVTEESRNDYDDTSVCLGTRQCSWFAGCTNQTWNSSAVPLIGLPNTQDYKWVDRNSGLTWSGNGTCLYSCQNQTKGLLYQLFRNLFCSYGLTEAHGKWRCADANITNDKGHDGHQTPTWWLTGSNLTLSVNNSGLFFLCGNGVYKGFPPKWSGRCGLGYLVPSLTRYLTLNASQITNLRSFIHKVTPHRCTQRDTDNPPPYCNPKDNSTIRALFPSLGTYDLEKAILNISKAMEQEISATKQTLEAHQSKVSSLASASQKDHVLDIPTTQRQTACRTVGKQCCLYINNSEAIMSDIQHLYEISENLKNGPFFDWEGLFAKVGDWFRSWGYVLLIVLFCLFIFVLIYVRVFRKSRRSLNSQPLNPALSPQQSAQLLVNETSCQVSNRAMKELTTHRYDTSLL from the coding sequence ATGGTCTCCCTTTCAAACTATGCCCTGCTTCAATTAACCCTTACTGCTTTTTTGACAATTCTAGTACAAGCTCAACACCTGCTTGCACCAGTTTTCAAAACACTATCTATCTTGACTAATCAGTCTAATTGCTGGCTATGTGAGCATCTAGATAATGCAGAACAACCCGAACTAGTTTTTGTTCCTGCCAGTGCAAGCACCTGGTGGACCCATTCTGGACAATGGATGTATGAAAAGGTGTGGTATCCACAAGCAGAAGTACAGAATCACTCTACTTCCTCCTATGGTAAAGTGACTCAGCACTGGGAAGCCTCCATGGAAGCTCAAGGTCTATCCATCGCTCAAGTAAGGTTATTGGAGGGAAACTTTTCTCTttgtgtagaaaataaaaatggcactGGACCCTTCCTAGGTAATATACCTAAACAATACTGTAATCAAATACTATGGTTTGATTTTACAGATGGCACTTTCATGCCCTCTATAGATGTTACAGAAGAATCCAGGAATGATTATGATGATACAAGTGTTTGCCTAGGCACTAGACAATGTTCCTGGTTTGCAGGTTGCACTAACCAGACCTGGAACAGCTCAGCTGTTCCCTTGATTGGTCTACCCAATACCCAAGACTACAAATGGGTAGATCGAAATTCTGGATTGACCTGGTCAGGTAATGGCACCTGTCTTTATAGCtgccaaaaccaaaccaaaggcCTTCTGTACCAGCTATTTCGCAACCTATTTTGCTCTTATGGCCTGACAGAGGCACATGGGAAATGGAGATGTGCAGATGCCAACATAACTAATGACAAAGGTCATGATGGACACCAGACCCCCACCTGGTGGCTCACAGGTTCCAATCTGACCTTGTCTGTGAACAActctggcctcttttttttaTGCGGCAATGGGGTGTACAAAGGGTTTCCACCTAAATGGTCTGGACGATGTGGACTTGGGTATCTGGTACCTTCCCTCACCAGATACCTCACCTTAAATGCTAGCCAAATTACAAACCTGAGATCCTTCATTCATAAAGTAACACCACATAGATGCACCCAACGAGACACAGACAATCCACCTCCGTATTGCAACCCCAAGGACAATTCAACAATAAGGGCCCTTTTTCCAAGTTTGGGAACTTATGATTTGGAAAAGGCAATTCTAAACATTTCCAAAGCAATGGAACAGGAAATCAGTGCCACTAAGCAGACCTTGGAAGCACACCAATCAAAAGTTAGCAGTTTAGCCTCTGCATCCCAAAAGGATCATGTCTTGGATATACCAACCACTCAACGACAAACGGCTTGTAGAACTGTTGGCAAACAGTGTTGCCTCTATATAAATAATTCGGAAGCAATAATGTCTGATATACAACATCTATATGAAATATCCGAGAACCTGAAGAATGGACCGTTTTTTGATTGGGAAGGCCTATTTGCAAAAGTGGGAGACTGGTTCAGATCATGGGGCTATGTGCTTTTAATTGTTCTTTTCTGCTTATTCATCTTTGTTCTAATCTATGTTCGTGTCTTTCGCAAATCTCGCAGATCCCTTAACTCCCAACCTCTGAACCCAGCCTTATCTCCACAGCAATCAGCACAGCTCCTTGTCAATGAAACTTCATGTCAAGTTTCAAATAGGGCAATGAAGGAACTAACAACCCATCGGTATGACACAAGTCTACTTTGA